GCCTTCGATCTTTTTCTGGTTGATCGTTCCGCGGTGCCATGTGCCATTTGTCTGAGCCTCGACATAGGCGAGAGAGCGGAGCCACTGCTGCCGCCTTCGTCCCATGTAGGCTTCGCCGAAGTATGCCATTTTGTGCCCTCCTTTCGGTTTATTCCCCGCAGCGCTTAGTTCCGCATTTTACGAACGGATAGCAGAACAGGGCCGCCTTTTCGTTCGTGGCTGCTGCGCGTTTTATAACTGAGCCCAACGTCCCCGGCCGTGGAGTTATTCCACATTCAGGGTAGTTGTAGCGGAACGCCTCGGTGTCAGGCTCGGCTGCAGCCGCTTGCTTTACGACGGCGCCGAGTGTTCCGGGCTGCGGATATGTTCCGCAGGTTGTGGTTCCGGCGTGAGTGTAGTCGTATAGGTACGGCTTCACTTCCGGATCTGTTTCAATGCTCGGCTTTATCACGAAGCCGATCGTGGCCGTTCGCGGGTTGGTACCGCATTTCACAAAATCATAACGGTGCAGCTCCGTGTTTAGCGCACACTCAATGCCGGGATCCGGCCCCTGCTGCCAGTAATAGAAAACGCCCGCGATATGCGAGCGCACATTTTTGGCAGCCTGAACGGCGTCAACAAATTTATTAAAATTTTCGCCGTCGGTGTTCGCGTTTGTGGTTAGAGCCGCGAAGGTGTACGGGGAGTCGTCCATCTCGA
The DNA window shown above is from Blautia hansenii DSM 20583 and carries:
- a CDS encoding phage tail protein, whose translation is MGGMKVSNMDFIKLLPAFMQDDEAAIALSKAVNKLIGEPGKRLATIRTWDKVDELTEAECNEMAWELDIDWYDSEGMSLTEKRNTIKLAQQIKRKRGTKWAVERLIGAYFGEGYVMEWFEMDDSPYTFAALTTNANTDGENFNKFVDAVQAAKNVRSHIAGVFYYWQQGPDPGIECALNTELHRYDFVKCGTNPRTATIGFVIKPSIETDPEVKPYLYDYTHAGTTTCGTYPQPGTLGAVVKQAAAAEPDTEAFRYNYPECGITPRPGTLGSVIKRAAATNEKAALFCYPFVKCGTKRCGE